One part of the Mariniblastus fucicola genome encodes these proteins:
- a CDS encoding fumarylacetoacetate hydrolase family protein, whose translation MRIVSIKTQTNSHIAVELDAGFAKLDFENIPPVHSFPDSTIELIRDWDSLKPRVALSDTDSLIAKSEVQLRAPIANPGKIICIGKNYAKHAQEMGSDPPSIPVVFSKFNSAIAAPGAEIVLPKISQKVDFEAELVVVIGKAGRFIDRADAMSHVFGYCCGNDISARDWQKEKPGGQWLLGKTFDSFAPLGPCIVTADSIPDPHQLEISLRLNGETMQHSNTSHLIFPIDFLIAHLSQFVTLEPGDLIFTGTPSGVGAGRNPAMFLKPGDRLEVEIEGIGTLSNQVVDC comes from the coding sequence ATGCGAATCGTATCAATCAAAACTCAAACCAACTCGCACATCGCGGTAGAACTGGACGCCGGTTTTGCCAAACTGGATTTTGAAAATATTCCGCCTGTCCATTCATTTCCGGATTCGACCATCGAGCTGATCCGAGACTGGGACTCGTTGAAACCCCGGGTTGCTTTGTCCGATACCGACAGCCTGATCGCAAAGTCGGAAGTGCAACTCAGGGCTCCGATCGCGAATCCGGGCAAGATCATCTGCATCGGCAAGAACTACGCAAAACATGCTCAGGAAATGGGTTCGGATCCCCCTTCGATTCCTGTCGTTTTCAGCAAGTTTAATTCTGCAATCGCGGCCCCGGGGGCGGAAATTGTGCTGCCGAAGATCAGCCAGAAAGTTGACTTCGAGGCGGAACTGGTCGTTGTCATCGGCAAAGCCGGCCGTTTCATTGACCGCGCCGACGCGATGAGTCACGTTTTCGGCTATTGCTGCGGCAACGATATCTCGGCACGGGACTGGCAAAAAGAAAAGCCCGGTGGCCAATGGTTGCTCGGCAAAACGTTCGACAGTTTTGCTCCGCTGGGACCTTGCATCGTCACCGCCGACTCGATTCCCGATCCGCATCAGCTGGAAATTTCGTTGCGGCTGAACGGAGAAACAATGCAGCACTCAAACACCAGCCATCTGATCTTTCCAATCGATTTCCTGATCGCACATCTCTCCCAGTTCGTCACACTCGAACCGGGCGACCTGATTTTCACTGGCACGCCGTCAGGAGTTGGGGCGGGGAGAAACCCGGCTATGTTTTTGAAACCCGGCGATCGGCTGGAGGTAGAGATTGAAGGAATTGGGACGCTGTCCAATCAGGTCGTTGATTGCTAG
- the rpmB gene encoding 50S ribosomal protein L28: MARVCEVCGKGPQMGNRIETRGKAKYLGGVGTKITGKTRRQFRPNLQRVRVAQADGTNKRVKVCTGCIRSGFIKKAVRNKPFSLPKA, translated from the coding sequence ATGGCTCGCGTTTGTGAAGTTTGTGGCAAGGGCCCTCAAATGGGAAACCGAATTGAGACTCGCGGTAAAGCGAAGTATCTCGGTGGTGTCGGTACAAAGATTACTGGCAAAACTCGCCGTCAATTCCGTCCCAACCTGCAACGCGTCCGCGTGGCTCAGGCAGACGGCACCAACAAGCGTGTGAAAGTTTGCACTGGCTGTATCCGCAGCGGTTTCATCAAGAAAGCCGTCCGCAACAAGCCGTTCTCGCTTCCCAAGGCTTAG
- the gatC gene encoding Asp-tRNA(Asn)/Glu-tRNA(Gln) amidotransferase subunit GatC — translation MPDSKTSAQKIASLARIELNDEESAKVQTEFDSILNYIHQLDQVEIPDGTEPFFGATESTNAVRRDIVVPSTDREIILQNAPDSDGEFYRVPPVF, via the coding sequence ATGCCTGATTCGAAGACCTCAGCGCAAAAGATCGCGTCGCTTGCCCGTATCGAATTGAATGACGAAGAGTCTGCCAAAGTGCAAACTGAATTCGATTCGATTTTGAACTATATCCATCAGCTCGATCAGGTCGAAATCCCTGACGGCACCGAGCCGTTCTTTGGAGCCACCGAATCGACCAATGCCGTTCGCCGGGATATCGTCGTGCCCAGCACCGATCGCGAGATCATTCTGCAAAATGCACCTGATTCTGATGGTGAGTTTTACCGCGTTCCACCCGTTTTCTAG
- the sbnA gene encoding 2,3-diaminopropionate biosynthesis protein SbnA, with protein sequence MITTEANRIDSRATGYRHASRAGQARQLRPADGILDCVGGTPLVRFRRYLDEDSVELYAKLESSNPGGSAKDRPALRMLTHAMKTGRLRKGDTVIESSSGNMGIGLSQACRFHGLNFICVVDPNAQSQNVAIMKAYGANVVRVTEPVDGSFLGARLKRVNELLEQISGSYWPNQYANRQNPISHQTGTIREIDQALEGDIDYLFVATSSTGTAQGCRDYLRQMGRETKVVAVDANGSVLFGGSPGKRLIPGLGAGHEPALAREQSFDDVVRVSDLDCVVGCRRAAEREAVLVGGSAGGVLEVVRSLQLQLQGKKCAAILHDSGTRYLDTVYNNGWVEESLGVSADVLEKRIDSPALPAKQEAQP encoded by the coding sequence ATGATTACGACAGAAGCAAACAGGATAGACTCGCGGGCAACGGGATACCGCCATGCGAGTCGCGCGGGACAAGCCAGGCAGCTTCGACCCGCCGATGGGATTCTTGATTGCGTTGGCGGCACACCGCTGGTCCGATTCCGCCGCTATCTCGACGAGGACTCCGTTGAGCTGTACGCAAAACTGGAGTCGTCAAATCCCGGAGGCAGTGCCAAAGATCGCCCTGCCCTGCGAATGCTGACTCATGCGATGAAGACTGGCCGACTGAGAAAGGGCGACACCGTCATCGAGTCGTCTTCCGGGAACATGGGGATCGGACTATCGCAAGCCTGCCGCTTTCACGGTTTGAACTTTATTTGCGTCGTCGATCCAAACGCTCAATCGCAAAACGTCGCCATCATGAAGGCCTACGGCGCGAACGTGGTTCGAGTCACCGAACCAGTCGATGGCAGCTTTCTTGGTGCTCGACTCAAACGAGTCAACGAACTGTTGGAGCAGATTTCAGGCAGCTATTGGCCTAACCAGTATGCGAACCGCCAGAATCCGATCTCTCATCAAACCGGCACGATTCGGGAAATCGATCAGGCGCTTGAAGGAGACATCGACTATCTGTTTGTCGCGACCAGTAGCACAGGCACGGCTCAAGGATGCCGCGACTATTTGCGACAAATGGGGCGTGAAACGAAAGTCGTCGCGGTGGACGCCAACGGCAGCGTGCTGTTCGGCGGTTCGCCAGGCAAGCGGCTGATCCCGGGACTGGGCGCCGGACATGAGCCTGCTCTCGCACGCGAGCAAAGTTTCGACGACGTCGTCCGGGTTTCGGATCTGGATTGCGTTGTCGGTTGCCGTCGAGCGGCGGAACGGGAGGCGGTGCTAGTGGGAGGTTCGGCAGGAGGAGTTTTGGAAGTCGTACGATCGCTTCAGTTGCAACTTCAGGGCAAAAAGTGTGCTGCGATTCTTCACGACTCAGGAACTCGCTATCTCGACACAGTCTACAACAACGGTTGGGTTGAGGAATCTCTGGGCGTCAGTGCGGACGTGCTCGAGAAGCGAATAGACTCCCCGGCATTACCCGCAAAGCAAGAGGCTCAGCCATGA
- a CDS encoding FAD/NAD(P)-binding protein, producing MIQTLKRSLVSSDRSESLAVNRNSRTNETLRIGIVGCGPRGLYCLQSLADELVNSEVSQPVEVLIFEPADFPGAGNVYTPNQPAYLKMNFAAKHIDAWSRGESHDQERVPLVQWLNTQGESPAGPDDFVPRRDVGRYLHDCFQRVISKLRSVAEIKFHRDCVDSIEPEDRHWILGAGGKTYVLDQVVITVGHGGEPESAESSGESTNSIPVFPVNQNLNARTVQPNSRVAIRGFGLTSIDAVLAMTEGRGGQFKRGEAGWEYERSGDEPAVIMPYTRSGRPMLSKPDETIFVQPVQLEEIWARGRAAIDVTARPVTASAMVHQVWQSVTEAASSAVNFCSGRNSISASSVKGWFDHWCRQPMQPYGTLAAMQQSYAVSTGQIMPDIAWALGAAWRNLYPAIARCVSHEGLLAEAWPVFNTIGIEMERIAFGPPAENQGKMLALVRAGILDLNFITASMQCAAKSKPALVAGENRIEIDHHVNAVLPSPLENCSNGPVAKLLSDRIVQRIESGGGIHVDRNGNAIHDGTVVEGLAIFGRITEGCVLGNDTLSRKLHRHPDRWAKSIVEQIKQKEMTQ from the coding sequence ATGATTCAGACCCTTAAACGATCTCTGGTCTCAAGCGACAGAAGCGAAAGTCTCGCGGTGAACCGAAACAGCCGAACAAATGAAACGCTTCGTATCGGAATTGTTGGCTGCGGTCCGCGTGGGTTGTATTGTCTCCAATCGCTGGCCGACGAACTGGTGAACTCGGAAGTTTCGCAACCCGTTGAAGTTCTCATTTTCGAACCTGCTGACTTTCCCGGTGCCGGCAACGTCTATACTCCCAATCAACCCGCGTACCTGAAGATGAACTTTGCCGCGAAGCATATCGACGCGTGGTCACGCGGTGAGAGCCACGATCAGGAACGCGTGCCTCTGGTGCAATGGCTCAACACGCAGGGCGAATCTCCGGCGGGTCCCGATGACTTTGTGCCTCGTCGAGATGTTGGACGCTATCTTCACGACTGCTTTCAACGCGTGATCAGCAAACTCCGTAGTGTTGCAGAGATCAAATTTCATCGTGACTGTGTCGATTCAATCGAGCCTGAAGATCGTCATTGGATTCTCGGAGCCGGCGGCAAGACGTACGTGTTGGATCAGGTCGTCATCACCGTCGGGCATGGAGGCGAGCCTGAATCTGCCGAATCAAGCGGCGAATCGACGAACAGCATTCCCGTCTTTCCGGTCAACCAAAATTTGAATGCCAGGACGGTGCAGCCAAACTCCAGGGTCGCCATCCGAGGTTTCGGATTGACTTCGATTGATGCCGTATTGGCGATGACCGAAGGTCGCGGAGGCCAATTCAAACGTGGCGAGGCGGGATGGGAATACGAACGCAGCGGCGACGAGCCAGCCGTGATCATGCCGTATACTCGATCCGGTCGTCCGATGCTGTCCAAGCCGGACGAAACGATTTTTGTTCAGCCAGTGCAACTGGAAGAAATCTGGGCGCGAGGTCGCGCAGCAATCGACGTTACGGCAAGACCAGTCACGGCGTCGGCAATGGTCCATCAAGTCTGGCAGTCGGTGACTGAAGCCGCTTCTTCCGCGGTCAATTTCTGCTCGGGACGAAACTCAATTTCAGCCTCATCAGTTAAAGGCTGGTTTGACCACTGGTGCCGACAGCCGATGCAGCCCTATGGAACCCTCGCGGCGATGCAGCAGTCGTACGCTGTTTCCACCGGGCAGATCATGCCGGACATCGCGTGGGCTCTCGGCGCGGCTTGGCGAAACCTCTATCCCGCGATTGCCCGTTGCGTTAGCCACGAAGGTTTGCTCGCAGAAGCCTGGCCGGTCTTCAACACGATCGGCATCGAGATGGAGCGAATCGCATTCGGACCACCCGCGGAAAATCAAGGGAAAATGTTGGCGTTAGTCCGCGCAGGTATCCTTGACCTCAATTTCATCACCGCGTCGATGCAGTGTGCCGCAAAGTCAAAACCTGCGTTGGTCGCCGGCGAGAATCGCATCGAAATCGATCATCACGTCAACGCGGTTCTGCCTTCGCCGTTGGAAAACTGTTCCAACGGACCTGTCGCGAAGCTGCTTTCCGATAGAATCGTTCAGCGAATCGAGAGCGGTGGTGGGATCCACGTTGACCGCAACGGAAACGCGATCCACGACGGGACTGTCGTTGAAGGCCTGGCGATTTTCGGACGAATCACCGAAGGCTGTGTGCTCGGCAATGACACGCTCAGCCGAAAACTGCACCGCCATCCCGATCGATGGGCAAAGTCGATTGTTGAGCAAATCAAACAGAAAGAAATGACGCAATGA
- a CDS encoding superoxide dismutase, producing MGYSLPELGYDYNALEPHIDARTMEIHHTKHHNGYVTKVNAALEGTDLADKPIEEVISNLDAVPEDKRGAVRNNGGGHANHTLFWSVMSPNGGGAPTGDLAAAIDEAFGSFDKFKEEFSNAAGTRFGSGWAWLCYDGSKLHVESTPNQDNPLMNGHTPILGCDVWEHAYYLNYQNRRPDYVQAFFNVINWDAVAERFAAAKA from the coding sequence ATGGGATACTCTCTTCCAGAACTCGGATACGACTACAACGCGCTTGAGCCACACATTGACGCTCGCACGATGGAGATTCACCACACCAAACACCACAACGGCTACGTCACCAAAGTGAATGCGGCTCTTGAGGGCACCGATTTGGCTGACAAGCCGATCGAAGAAGTGATCTCAAATCTTGACGCGGTTCCAGAAGACAAACGCGGCGCCGTCCGAAACAACGGTGGCGGCCACGCGAACCACACACTTTTCTGGTCCGTGATGAGTCCCAACGGTGGCGGTGCTCCGACTGGCGATCTTGCCGCTGCGATCGATGAAGCATTCGGCAGTTTCGACAAGTTCAAAGAAGAATTTTCCAACGCGGCCGGAACCCGTTTCGGCAGCGGCTGGGCGTGGTTGTGCTATGACGGTAGCAAGCTTCACGTCGAAAGCACTCCGAATCAGGACAATCCTCTGATGAATGGTCACACGCCGATTCTGGGCTGTGATGTTTGGGAACATGCCTACTACCTGAACTATCAGAACCGCCGTCCGGACTATGTTCAGGCGTTCTTCAACGTGATCAATTGGGATGCAGTTGCCGAGCGTTTTGCCGCAGCAAAAGCGTAG
- a CDS encoding GGDEF domain-containing protein yields MTNNHDNQNAVMPEDTNKVLFPYLSTLFWYLREGVIFVDREYNVGAWSQAVESITGRDSAQAVGQTIRPSLLSLHSSRGEPISADDCPVAASLQSGKIRTGDYRIIGPSGREVKVELTVTPVIDDNIVLGAVILIYDSSVQLDLQRQLKDLYETSVLDPLTQVANRAEFERVLSETIVSCKKANDFNASIIICDIDFFKSINDNFNHHIGDLALVAFANQLQEHVRAQDLVCRYGGEEFVILCAQCDVDSAIDRAEQIRMSLEKTAQPMLDGKCITASFGVTQLRGSDSATDFFVRADSALLKAKEMGRNRVVAVATPQGEAMKSVKGKSLSGVTWKPEGKRTLLSEEFVTQTPISVLVEKLRGFIMEFDAEIRHVQSDFASVEVEIENRKDYSQRGRFRVSFEFCEKESAIETGGTRMKSYIKIVIREAKRSWFATNCKELAPTLLAEIRHYLMLNDESNKIRVDSAGSATPGR; encoded by the coding sequence GTGACAAACAATCATGACAATCAGAACGCAGTGATGCCAGAGGACACGAACAAAGTTCTGTTCCCCTATCTGAGTACGCTGTTTTGGTACCTTCGAGAGGGTGTCATTTTTGTTGACCGCGAATACAACGTTGGCGCGTGGAGTCAGGCCGTCGAAAGTATCACCGGACGCGATTCGGCTCAGGCCGTAGGGCAAACAATTCGCCCTTCACTGCTGAGCCTGCATAGCTCGCGAGGTGAACCAATCTCCGCCGACGATTGTCCTGTCGCAGCATCGCTACAAAGCGGAAAAATTCGCACCGGCGACTATCGCATCATCGGCCCTAGTGGCCGCGAAGTCAAAGTTGAACTGACGGTCACACCGGTCATCGATGACAACATCGTACTTGGTGCTGTGATTCTGATCTACGATTCATCCGTCCAGCTGGATTTGCAGCGACAACTGAAAGACCTCTACGAAACATCGGTTCTTGATCCGCTGACTCAGGTCGCCAACCGCGCCGAGTTTGAGCGAGTTCTGTCGGAGACGATCGTTAGCTGTAAAAAAGCCAACGACTTCAACGCCAGCATCATCATCTGCGATATCGACTTTTTCAAATCAATTAACGACAACTTTAATCATCACATCGGTGACCTTGCTCTGGTTGCGTTCGCCAATCAGTTGCAGGAACACGTTCGCGCACAGGACCTTGTGTGCCGATACGGCGGTGAAGAATTTGTCATCCTGTGTGCTCAATGCGACGTTGACTCGGCGATCGACCGGGCCGAACAGATTCGCATGTCACTGGAGAAGACCGCTCAACCGATGCTGGACGGGAAATGCATCACCGCCAGTTTTGGCGTGACCCAACTTCGTGGTAGCGATTCGGCGACTGACTTTTTCGTGCGTGCTGATTCAGCGTTGTTGAAAGCCAAAGAGATGGGGCGAAACCGCGTCGTCGCAGTGGCAACTCCGCAGGGCGAAGCGATGAAGTCCGTCAAAGGCAAATCGCTTTCTGGAGTCACCTGGAAACCGGAAGGCAAGCGGACGCTGCTTTCGGAAGAGTTCGTAACCCAGACGCCGATTTCGGTTCTGGTGGAAAAACTTCGCGGCTTCATCATGGAGTTCGATGCGGAAATTCGCCACGTCCAATCAGATTTCGCGTCTGTTGAAGTCGAGATCGAGAACCGAAAAGACTATAGCCAACGAGGTCGATTTCGCGTCTCGTTCGAGTTCTGCGAGAAGGAGTCAGCGATTGAAACCGGTGGGACTCGAATGAAGAGCTATATCAAGATCGTGATTCGGGAAGCGAAACGAAGTTGGTTTGCGACCAATTGCAAAGAGCTGGCCCCGACACTGTTGGCGGAGATTCGCCACTATCTAATGCTGAATGACGAGTCGAACAAAATACGCGTTGATTCTGCCGGTTCCGCTACGCCAGGCCGCTAG
- a CDS encoding alpha-amylase family glycosyl hydrolase — protein MEVMERVAATGMGAVLLEDAVSFRVWAPHADRVSVVGSFNDWSADASEMQRDEKGCWFTEVKNAKAGDEYKFQICNGDQTFERIDPYAREVTNSVGNAVVHDPEFDWADDDFKMPNHNELVIYEMHIGTFNRTDPDQPGDFADAIKRLGHLKKLGVNAIEIMPVAEFAGDWSWGYNPAHIFAIEQAYGGPDALKRFVKAAHAEGLAVIMDVVYNHFGPSDLDLWQFDGWSENGGGGIYFYNDWRSTTPWGETRPDYGRGEVRQFIFDNAMMWLNEYRVDGLRYDMTAYIRKVNGIDASDIPEGWSLMQWINGEVANAFPGKLLVAEDLQGDPYLTQTLSSGGAGFSTQWDAHFVHPVRDVVQQVEDDYRDMHKIRDALQFRYNDDAFQRVIYSESHDEIANGKSRVPEEITPGEADSYHAQKLSTVAAALALTAPGIPMLMQGQEFVEDLHFDDADPLDWDRAEQFRGITRLYRDLISLRLNENGISRGLVGQHINVHHVNDGDKVVAFHRWCDGGAGDDVVVLVNFADRSWDHYQIGFPSEGTWRLRLNSDWTGYSDDFCDHPVSDVVVEAVGRDGYPANGTLSFGPYAILILSKEPGDSDANDSQTGEQE, from the coding sequence ATGGAAGTTATGGAACGTGTCGCGGCCACCGGGATGGGGGCCGTTCTGTTGGAAGACGCAGTGTCGTTTCGTGTTTGGGCACCGCATGCGGATCGAGTCAGCGTTGTTGGCAGTTTCAATGACTGGTCTGCTGACGCCAGCGAAATGCAACGCGACGAAAAAGGTTGCTGGTTTACCGAAGTCAAGAACGCGAAAGCCGGCGACGAATACAAGTTTCAAATCTGCAACGGAGATCAAACGTTTGAACGGATTGATCCTTACGCGAGAGAAGTCACCAACTCTGTCGGCAATGCCGTCGTTCATGATCCGGAATTTGACTGGGCAGACGACGACTTCAAAATGCCGAACCACAACGAGCTGGTCATCTACGAGATGCACATCGGCACCTTCAACCGAACCGATCCGGATCAGCCTGGCGATTTTGCGGACGCGATCAAGCGGCTTGGGCATTTAAAAAAACTGGGCGTCAATGCGATTGAAATCATGCCCGTCGCCGAGTTCGCAGGCGATTGGTCGTGGGGATACAACCCGGCGCACATCTTTGCCATCGAACAGGCCTATGGCGGTCCGGATGCTTTGAAGCGATTCGTCAAAGCGGCTCATGCAGAAGGCCTGGCCGTGATCATGGACGTCGTCTACAACCACTTCGGGCCCAGCGATCTCGACCTCTGGCAGTTCGACGGTTGGAGCGAAAACGGCGGCGGAGGAATCTACTTTTACAACGACTGGCGTAGCACGACGCCCTGGGGCGAAACGCGTCCGGACTATGGCCGCGGAGAAGTTCGTCAGTTCATTTTCGACAACGCGATGATGTGGCTCAACGAGTACCGCGTCGACGGGTTACGCTACGATATGACGGCCTACATTCGAAAAGTCAACGGAATCGATGCTTCTGATATTCCCGAAGGCTGGAGCCTGATGCAGTGGATCAATGGCGAAGTCGCCAACGCGTTTCCGGGCAAACTGCTGGTCGCAGAAGACTTGCAGGGAGACCCTTACCTGACGCAAACGCTTTCGAGTGGCGGTGCCGGATTCTCGACTCAGTGGGATGCTCACTTTGTTCATCCCGTTCGCGATGTCGTGCAACAAGTCGAAGATGACTATCGCGATATGCACAAAATCCGCGACGCGCTGCAGTTTCGCTATAACGATGACGCCTTCCAGCGAGTGATCTACAGCGAATCGCACGACGAAATCGCCAACGGTAAATCGCGAGTGCCAGAAGAAATCACTCCTGGCGAAGCCGACAGCTACCACGCACAAAAGCTCTCCACCGTCGCGGCGGCACTGGCGTTGACCGCACCGGGAATTCCGATGTTGATGCAGGGCCAGGAGTTCGTCGAAGACCTGCATTTCGACGACGCCGATCCGCTCGACTGGGATCGCGCCGAACAGTTCCGTGGCATCACGCGATTGTATCGAGATCTCATTTCTCTGCGGCTGAACGAAAACGGAATCTCTCGCGGACTTGTCGGCCAACACATCAACGTTCACCACGTCAACGACGGCGACAAAGTCGTGGCCTTTCATCGTTGGTGTGATGGCGGCGCAGGTGATGACGTAGTTGTGCTGGTCAACTTTGCTGACCGGTCCTGGGATCACTACCAGATCGGGTTTCCTTCCGAAGGAACGTGGCGGTTGAGACTCAACTCGGACTGGACCGGGTACAGCGATGACTTCTGTGACCACCCGGTTTCCGATGTCGTCGTCGAAGCAGTCGGACGAGACGGGTATCCAGCCAACGGAACCCTGTCGTTCGGACCCTATGCAATCCTGATTCTGTCGAAAGAACCAGGCGATTCGGATGCAAACGATTCACAAACAGGAGAGCAGGAATGA